From Bradyrhizobium sp. AZCC 1610:
GCTGTGCAGCGCCCAGGTCGAATGATCGAACCCCGCGCCGTGCAGCATCACCACCGCGGGCAGCGACGGATCGAACGGACGGCCGCCGGTGGCCACGAAGACATCAGCACCATTGACGGAAAGCTGCATGGTTCAAACCTTCTGCGATGCGCGAAGCGCCTGGCCGAGATCGTCGATGATGTCGGAGACGGCTTCGATGCCGACCGACAGCCGCACCAGCTCCTCGCCGACCCCTGCCGCCTTCAATTGTGCCGCGTCCATCTGCTGATGCGTGGTGCTGGCCGGATGAATCACCAGCGTCTTGGCGTCGCCGACATTGGCGAGGTGGCTGATCATCCGCAACGACTCGATGAATTTTTTGCCCGCCGCGCGGCCGCCCTTGATGCCGAAAGAAACGATCGATCCGGCGCCGCGCGGCAGCAGCCGCTTCGCGAGCTGATGGTCGGGATGATTTTCCAGCGCCGGATGCAGCACCCAGTCGACGGCCTTGTTGGCGGTCAGCGCTTCGAGGACGGCGAGCGTGTTGCTCATATGGCGCTCCATGCGAACGCCGAGCGTCTCGACGCCCTGCAACAATTGGAACGCGTTGGTCGGCGAGAGACACGCGCCAAAATCGCGCAGGCCCTCGGTGCGGGCGCGCATGATGAAGGCGGCCTGGCCGAACTGCTCGTCGAAGACGATGCCGTGATAGCCGGCATAGGGCTCGGTGAGCTGGGGAAACTTGCCGGAGGCGTGCCAGTCGAACCGGCCGCCATCGACGATGACGCCGCCGATCGCAATGCCGTGGCCGCCGATCCATTTGGTCGCGGAATTCATCACGAGATCGGCGCCGAGCTCGATCGGGCGGCTGAGGAACGGCGTTGCAAAGGTGTTGTCGATCAAAAGCGGAATCCTGGCGTCATGCGCGATCTGGGCAACCGCCGGAATGTCGAGCACCTCAAGTCCGGGATTGCCGATGGTCTCGCCGATCACGAGCCGCGTATTCGGCTTGATCGCGGCGCGGAATTCATCGAGCGCGCGCGGCTTGACGAAGGTGGTCGTAATGCCGAAGCGCGGCAGCGTGTGCGCCAGCAGGTTGATGGTGCCGCCATAGAGCGAGGCGGAGGCCACGATGTGGTCGCCGGCGTTAAGGATCGTCGCGATCGCCAGATGCATCGCGGCCATTCCGCTCGCGGTGCAGA
This genomic window contains:
- a CDS encoding O-acetylhomoserine aminocarboxypropyltransferase, translating into MPAPKPPAFETLSLHAGQRPDPATGARAVPIYQTTSYVFQDSDHAAALFNLERAGHIYTRISNPTTAVLEERLAALEAGVGAICTASGMAAMHLAIATILNAGDHIVASASLYGGTINLLAHTLPRFGITTTFVKPRALDEFRAAIKPNTRLVIGETIGNPGLEVLDIPAVAQIAHDARIPLLIDNTFATPFLSRPIELGADLVMNSATKWIGGHGIAIGGVIVDGGRFDWHASGKFPQLTEPYAGYHGIVFDEQFGQAAFIMRARTEGLRDFGACLSPTNAFQLLQGVETLGVRMERHMSNTLAVLEALTANKAVDWVLHPALENHPDHQLAKRLLPRGAGSIVSFGIKGGRAAGKKFIESLRMISHLANVGDAKTLVIHPASTTHQQMDAAQLKAAGVGEELVRLSVGIEAVSDIIDDLGQALRASQKV